The DNA region AAAGCCTTCATTCCGGACGATGGTTGCGAGTTCTTCTCCGCCGACTATTCACAGATAGAGTTGCGCATTATGGCGCATCTAAGCGAAGATAAGAATATGATTGACGCCTTCCTCAGCGGTTATGATATTCATGCCGCCACTGCCGCTAAAATATATAAGGTAGACATAAAGGACGTCACTTCCGACATGCGTCGCAAAGCCAAGACAGCCAATTTCGGTATCATCTACGGTATTTCTATCTTTGGATTGGCAGAACGTATGAATGTGGACCGCAAAGAAGCCAAAGAATTGATCGACGGATATTTCGAAACCTACCCGCAAGTTCGTGAATATATGGATAAAAGCATCCAGATAGCACGCGAACAAGGATATGTGGAAACGATCCTCCACCGCAAACGTTTCCTGCCCGATATCAACTCCCGCAACGCAACCGTACGCGGATATGCAGAGCGCAATGCCATCAATGCACCTATCCAGGGAAGTGCAGCTGATATTATTAAAGTTGCCATGGCACGCATCTACAAACGCTTTCAAAGTAACAATCTGAAAGCAAAGATGATTTTACAGGTCCATGACGAACTAAATTTCAGCGTTCCAGAGGCTGAAAAAGAGTTTGTGCAACAAATTGTAATTGAAGAAATGGAACGTGCATATCGCATGCACGTACCCCTGAGAGCCGATTGCGGGTGGGGAAAGAACTGGTTGGAAGCCCATTAATTCCACCTATAACTTTATTTAACTTACAATCAGAAAGCAACTGAAGTAATCTGTTCGAAATACAGTTTGCTCACCAGAATATCCGGCAACATCATTGCCGGATATTTTTTTATCATCAATCTTGGCAAAAAGAAAGCATAACAAAGTAGTCACATCTGACATTTTGACTATATTTAATTCATATATGATATTTATGTCAATTAAATACGTACCTTTGCAGCGAATTCAATGACATATTGATAGAATATAGTAAGAGATAACTTAAAAACATATAGAACCATGAGAACAAAAGTATTTTTAAAAACAGTTGCTTTATCAGCAGTAATTCTTTTTAGTGCTATGGCAGCTTCTGCAGCTAACAAAAACAACCTTATTTACAATTCGGAAGAGAAAGACGGAGTGATGGTTGGGCAAACCGTTTACAAAATGGACAGTGGAACTTTAGCAAACTACATGAAGTACAGCTACAAGTATGATGACCAAAAACGTATGACGGAAAGCGAAACTATGAAGTGGAACAGCCAAAAGAATACTTGGGAAAACGACCTTCGCATTTGCTACGCCTATCAGGGAAAAAGTATCACTACCACTTATTATAAATGGAACAGCAAACAAAAAGCATACGTCCTTGTACCTGACATGACGGTCACAATGGACAATCCAAGCCTGTAAATCATACAGATACTCTCTTAAAATTCTAACAAATTGAACAAACCGAAACCTTTATAAGTTTTGTACACCAATGAAAGCCGGAATATGCGATGTATTCCGGCTTTTTTCATAACTTTACCTTTCAAAAAAATATCTATTTTATGATACCTGCCAACCTCACCCACTACATTGAAACAGAAATTATTCCACGTTATGAGAAGTTCGACAAGGCTCATAACCTCTCGCACGTACAGGCCGTTATAGAAGAGAGCCTTTCACTTGCCAAACAGTATGATGTAAATGAAAGTATGGCATATACTATTGCCGCTTACCACGATACCGGGCTTTATCATGATCGTGCTACACATCACCTAATCTCAGGTGAGATTCTGAAGCAAGATGCCGCTCTCCGCGAATGGTTCAATGAAATAGAAATAGAAACAATGAAAGAAGCGGTAGAAGATCACCGGGCATCTACGGATCATGAACCTCGGAGTATTTACGGAAAAATAGTCGCAGAAGCAGACCGTGTGATTGACCCCACTATCACTCTACGCCGTACTGTACAATACGGGCTGAAACAACAACCAGAAGCAGATAAAGAATGGCACTATCAACGTTTTCATCAGCATTTAATGGATAAATATGCACCTGGAGGATATCTGAAACTCTGGCTTCCAAACTCCAAGAATACAGAACGCCTGAAAGAACTACAAACTATTATCCTAAACGAAGAGTTGCTCAAAAAAACATTCAACAAATTATTTTCAGAAGAAAAAAACAATTAAACCTCCAATAATGAAAGCACTTTATTATAATGCCATACTTGGCATATTACTATTCTTTCCCCAAGGTAAGTATCTACATACCCGGAAGTATGCGTGGAACAATTTCAGACTCAAACGGAAATTTCTACATAGATGCCAAACCTAAAGAAACCCTATACTTTACCCATGCAGGAAAAGAAGATGCATACAGACAATTACAGGAGAAAGATACTACCGGCTTCATAGTACAAATGCAACCACGTATTCAAAGATTGAAAAATGTACATGTAAGAAAAGATAAGAAAATCATTGAAAAAGGTGAACCTTATGAAGACGACCGTGATGGTACGTTTGAACTTGTATATGCAGATGCCTATTTTCCAGATGGTGAAGAAGCTTTATACAAATTCTTTAAAGAAAACCAACAATATCCTCAAGAAGCTTTTAAGCAAGGGGAAGAAGGAGAAATACTAATACAGTTCACTATTGATGAAAAGGGTAAAGCTACCGATCCTAAAATCCTCCAGAGTGTATCACCAATGCTGGATCAAGAGGCAAAACGCCTCGTTCTTTCCATGCCAGCTTGGAAGCCTGCCAGACAAAGAGGTTTGTGTGTGGAAAGTACCTTTATATTGCCTGTCTATTTCCATATAGATATACGGAAACAATATACAGAATAACACTACATAGCATTGAAAGACATAGGGCAACGTTAATTAAAACCTAATCTTTTATCAGATAAACAGAAGAATACCTATCTTTGCAGCAAGAAAATAAGTAATAACAAAATAGATAATGGCTTTACAATGTGGTATTGTTGGTTTGCCGAACGTAGGTAAATCAACACTTTTCAACTGTTTGTCCAACGCAAAAGCGCAGGCAGCAAACTTTCCTTTCTGTACAATAGAACCGAATGTAGGTGTAATTACCGTACCCGATGAGCGCTTGAATAAGCTCGCCGACTTGGTACATCCGCAACGAATTGTCCCCACTACAGTGGAAATCGTGGATATTGCCGGATTGGTAAAAGGTGCCAGCAAAGGTGAAGGATTAGGTAATAAATTCCTCGCAAATATCCGAGAAACAGACGCTATCATCCATGTGCTGCGTTGCTTCGACGACGAAAACGTGACACATGTAGACGGAAGTGTAAATCCCGTACGTGACAAGGAAATCATCGATTATGAGCTACAACTGAAAGACCTTGAAACCATCGAGTCGCGCATACAGAAAGTACAAAAGCAAGCACAGACCGGTGGAGACAAGACCGCTAAACTTGCCTACGACGTACTGGTAAAGTACAAAGAGGCACTGGAGCAAGGCAAATCAGCACGCACCGTAGTCTTTGAGACTAAAGATGAGATAAAACTTGCCCGCGAACTTTTCCTGCTGACTTCCAAACCTGTGATGTACGTATGCAACGTAGATGAAGCAAGTGCTGTAAAAGGTAATAAATACGTAGATATGGTACGGGAATCCGTCAAGGATGAGAATGCCGAAATATTGGTGGTAGCCGCCAAAACAGAAGCGGATATTGCTGAACTGGAGACTTATGAGGACCGCCAGATGTTCCTCGAAGAAGTAGGACTGGAAGAGTCAGGTGTAAGCCGTCTTATCAAGTCAGCCTACAGCCTGCTGAACCTGGAAACTTACTTCACTGCCGGTGTACAAGAAGTACGTGCCTGGACGTATGAAAAAGGTTGGAAAGCTCCGCAATGTGCCGGTGTTATCCATACAGACTTTGAGAAGGGCTTCATTCGCGCTGAAGTTATCAAGTACGAAGACTTTCTGCAATACGGCAGCGAAGCTGCTGTAAAAGAAGCCGGAAAGCTGGGCGTGGAAGGAAAAGAATACATAGTGCAGGATGGCGATATCATGCACTTCCGGTTTAACGTATAATCAATTACAGGTTATGAAATATCTCATAGCCGGTACAGGCGGCGTAGGAGGCAGTATCGCCGCTTTTCTTTCTCTTGCCGGGAAAGATGTGACTTGTATAGCCCGCGGCGAACACTTGACTGCCATACGCGAACATGGATTGCGCCTGCACTCTGACCTGAAAGGTGAACATACACTACCGGTAAAAGCATATACTGCCGAAGAATATAACGGCAGTGCCGATGTCATTTTCGTATGTGTCAAAGGTTATTCGGTTGATTCTATCACTGACTTAATCAAGCGTGTATCGCATAAAGACACTATTGTCATCCCCATTCTCAATGTATATGGGACAGGTCCGCGCATTCAGCGCCTTGTACCTGGAGTAACGGTACTGGATGGCTGTATTTACATTGTCGGTTTCGTATCAGGTAAAGGTGAAATTACCCAGATGGGAAAGATATTCCGCTTGGTTTACGGAGCACATAAAGGTACGGTTGTTCCCCGTGGAACGTTGGAGGCTGTTCGGCAAGATTTAGAAGAAAGTGGCATCAAAGCAGAAATATCTCCGGACATCAATCGGGATACCTTTGTGAAGTGGTCTTTCATCTCTGCCATGGCTGTTACCGGAGCTTATTACGATGTGTCTATGGGCGGAGTACAGAAGCCCGGCAAGGTTCGGGATACATTCATTGGTCTTTCAAAAGAAAGCGCCGCTTTGGGCCGGAAATTGGGTATTGAGTTCAAAGAAGACATTGTGGAGTATAACCTCAAAGTAATCGACAAACTTGCCCCGGAAAGCACCGCCTCCATGCAGAAGGATATAGCCAAAGGACATGAAAGCGAAGTACAAGGACTGCTATTCGATATGATTACTGCTGCTGAGGAACAAGGAATCGACATTCCGACGTATCGGATGGTGGCGGAGAAGTTCAGAAGTTGAAACAATAAACTTAATAAAAAATATATTATGCTTCCATTACTCAGCATCAATTGGGACCCAAACCCCGAACTATTCAATCTGTTCGGCCATATTCCCGTACGCTATTACGGTCTGTTATGGGTCATCGGTATCGCCTGTTCCTATTTCGTAGTCCGCTACCAGTACAGAGACAAGAAAATCGGTGATGACAAGTTCGAACCGCTGTTCTTTTACTGCTTTTTCGGCATACTCATCGGAGCACGCCTAGGACATTGCCTGTTCTATCAGCCGGAATACTATCTTCATCATTTCTGGGAGATGATATTGCCTATACAGTTCTTGCCCGATGGAGGTTGGAAATGGACCGGCTATGCAGGTCTCGCCAGTCATGGAGGCACGCTGGGGCTGATGATAGCCCTATGGCTGTACTGCCGCAAGATGAAAATGCACTATATGGACGTATTGGACATGATTGCCGTAGCAACTCCTATCTGCGCCTGCTTCATCCGCCTTGCCAATCTGATGAATTCTGAAATTATCGGTAAAGTGACCGATGTGCCTTGGGCATTTGTATTCGAACGGGTAGATATGCTTCCCCGGCACCCGGCACAGCTTTACGAAGCAATCGCCTACTTCATTTTCTTCCTGCTGATGATTTTCCTGTATAAGAATTACGGCAAGAAGCTGCATCGTGGTTTCTTCTTCGGACTCTGTCTGACAGAAATTTTTGTATTCCGCTTCTTCGTAGAATTCCTGAAAGAGAATCAGGTAGATTTCGAAAATAGCATGTCACTGAATATGGGACAATGGCTCAGTGTTCCGTTTGTAATCATAGGAGTGTATTTCATGTTTTTCTACGGAAAGAAGAAAACACAGAAATAAAAGAAGAATGAGGATGTATCAGACACGATTCTGATGCATCCTCATTCACACTATTTACGTTGCCATCTACTCTTCGAGGCATGCTCCCGCTTCAGAATATCACTTAGGGGAACTTCAAATATCTTGGCCTCAACCCATGCCACAAAGTCGAACTTACGCAAAATCTGAGTCTCATATTTATCCGCATATAAAGCGTGAACTTCCTCCGCCATACTTTCCCATATTTTCGCCCGCTTTTTCCGGTTCGTATCAACCAAAGAGTAACTCAAGAATTTAAGCAGAAAAGATTCTACCTTCAGATTATACCCTTTATTTTTGGACATTTCCCGCTTGATAGAGCGAACTTCGGACTGGATATAGTCTACATCCCCCAACTCATAATGAATCATCACATTCACGATCCTAATGGTACGAAACAGCGGCAGAGAATATAGATGTCCTCTCCCGATAGTCGTACTCAACCGTTTCCGGGCTTTCCTGTACTCTCCGTTCCCCAAATGAATCAAGGCAACATATAAGGACATTTCCGCCTGTTGTTGCTCTTTTAATAAGGCCATTTTATCAATCAGCGAAGCCTGGTGTTCAGTAATCCATAAACCAGCCTGCTCAAACTCTCCCCTATCGATATAGGAGAATAACCGGTATATGAATATCACATAAGTTACATTCAACTGAAAACTCGATGATGGCGAAGACAGTTTCTCCAACTTTCCTATAAAGTAATCCATACCCTCATAATTGTGCATGATGCGAAGACTCTCTAACATACCTTCCACCGTCATCAGATAATATACCGGAGGATTATTCCAAAGGTGGGTATTCTCTTCAAACAGTTTATTCAGCTCCACAAATGAATTGAACGCAGCTCTGTAATCTCCCACCGTCACAAAGTAATTGGCCTGGAAAAGCTGGTGATTCTTCTTTATCTCAAAGTTCTCGACGCCTGCACTTGCCACGATACTAATCTCACTGGTCACCAGGTCATCCAGTTTCTGAGTCTCCTCCAACGAACGTGAAGCCCCCCTGTTCAACATCCTGTGCTTCAATAACTCATACAATGAAGACTGCTCATTCAACTGACTGATACTTTTCAGCGTACTTTTCATTTTATATTGTTTGTTCAGCAGCTTCTTTTCGTCCACTTCCTCAAAATCCAGCGTTAGGAGATAATTCAGTTCCAACCTCTGCGCCACAAGCAACGCAAAATGATTTTCATAATAGACGGCCTTCTCTTTCACCTTTTTCAATACCTGGAAGCATTCCTGATGCATAGACTTCTCATACAATACCCTGGCATGCAGCAGCTCATTGAACAACAGATAATAGCTATCCTGCTCTGTTCTCAATTCTGTCAATATCTCTATCAGAAGATCAAACAGGTAAATAACCACCGTATTGAAAGAAGAAGTGGGTTTTGCCTTCAGGAAACACTGTTTCAGTTCTTCAGGGCCACTGATCTTCTTGTCATCAATCAATCTGAAAAGGAAGATATAGTCTTTCTCCGGCTTATTGGATATATAGATAGAGAATTCTTTCTTTTCTTGTTTCGTGAGACTATTTATCAATTGGATAAGCGATTCGGACTTTGGCATAGCATTAGTAGATTTTGAAATAACGAAAGCAAGGTAGAGAAAAAAACAAAAGGAAACAATCTTTTCGCGGAATAATATAAGCTTTAGCTATATTACAAATATTAAAACACCGCACATACATACACATAAATCTCATTGAACATCAACTATTTAACATTCATATTAACGATATTATATAAATTTACCAGTATTATATTTGTGCACTTTTTGTTTGTTTATGAATTATCTATCGCATACATTTGGCGTAGAAAAAGAAAGCACAGTTCCGAATTACTTAATCTTAAACTAATTAATAGCCATGAGCAAGAATATCATTGTAATAGGTAGTTGTAATACAGATATGGTCATCAAAGCCGACCGTCTCCCCGTTCCCGGAGAAACAGTAATGGGTGGCAGTTTCATGATGAACCCCGGAGGTAAAGGGGCTAACCAAGCTGTAGCGGCTGCCCGATTAAAAGGAAATGTGTACTTCATAGCCAAGACCGGCAACGATCTATTCGGCAAACGTTCCATAGAGCAGTACGAAGACGAAGGAAT from Bacteroides sp. MSB163 includes:
- a CDS encoding TonB family protein, which encodes MPYLAYYYSFPKVSIYIPGSMRGTISDSNGNFYIDAKPKETLYFTHAGKEDAYRQLQEKDTTGFIVQMQPRIQRLKNVHVRKDKKIIEKGEPYEDDRDGTFELVYADAYFPDGEEALYKFFKENQQYPQEAFKQGEEGEILIQFTIDEKGKATDPKILQSVSPMLDQEAKRLVLSMPAWKPARQRGLCVESTFILPVYFHIDIRKQYTE
- the ychF gene encoding redox-regulated ATPase YchF, with protein sequence MALQCGIVGLPNVGKSTLFNCLSNAKAQAANFPFCTIEPNVGVITVPDERLNKLADLVHPQRIVPTTVEIVDIAGLVKGASKGEGLGNKFLANIRETDAIIHVLRCFDDENVTHVDGSVNPVRDKEIIDYELQLKDLETIESRIQKVQKQAQTGGDKTAKLAYDVLVKYKEALEQGKSARTVVFETKDEIKLARELFLLTSKPVMYVCNVDEASAVKGNKYVDMVRESVKDENAEILVVAAKTEADIAELETYEDRQMFLEEVGLEESGVSRLIKSAYSLLNLETYFTAGVQEVRAWTYEKGWKAPQCAGVIHTDFEKGFIRAEVIKYEDFLQYGSEAAVKEAGKLGVEGKEYIVQDGDIMHFRFNV
- a CDS encoding HD domain-containing protein, which translates into the protein MIPANLTHYIETEIIPRYEKFDKAHNLSHVQAVIEESLSLAKQYDVNESMAYTIAAYHDTGLYHDRATHHLISGEILKQDAALREWFNEIEIETMKEAVEDHRASTDHEPRSIYGKIVAEADRVIDPTITLRRTVQYGLKQQPEADKEWHYQRFHQHLMDKYAPGGYLKLWLPNSKNTERLKELQTIILNEELLKKTFNKLFSEEKNN
- the lgt gene encoding prolipoprotein diacylglyceryl transferase, with product MLPLLSINWDPNPELFNLFGHIPVRYYGLLWVIGIACSYFVVRYQYRDKKIGDDKFEPLFFYCFFGILIGARLGHCLFYQPEYYLHHFWEMILPIQFLPDGGWKWTGYAGLASHGGTLGLMIALWLYCRKMKMHYMDVLDMIAVATPICACFIRLANLMNSEIIGKVTDVPWAFVFERVDMLPRHPAQLYEAIAYFIFFLLMIFLYKNYGKKLHRGFFFGLCLTEIFVFRFFVEFLKENQVDFENSMSLNMGQWLSVPFVIIGVYFMFFYGKKKTQK
- a CDS encoding DUF3836 domain-containing protein: MRTKVFLKTVALSAVILFSAMAASAANKNNLIYNSEEKDGVMVGQTVYKMDSGTLANYMKYSYKYDDQKRMTESETMKWNSQKNTWENDLRICYAYQGKSITTTYYKWNSKQKAYVLVPDMTVTMDNPSL
- a CDS encoding ketopantoate reductase family protein, whose translation is MKYLIAGTGGVGGSIAAFLSLAGKDVTCIARGEHLTAIREHGLRLHSDLKGEHTLPVKAYTAEEYNGSADVIFVCVKGYSVDSITDLIKRVSHKDTIVIPILNVYGTGPRIQRLVPGVTVLDGCIYIVGFVSGKGEITQMGKIFRLVYGAHKGTVVPRGTLEAVRQDLEESGIKAEISPDINRDTFVKWSFISAMAVTGAYYDVSMGGVQKPGKVRDTFIGLSKESAALGRKLGIEFKEDIVEYNLKVIDKLAPESTASMQKDIAKGHESEVQGLLFDMITAAEEQGIDIPTYRMVAEKFRS